The Chiloscyllium plagiosum isolate BGI_BamShark_2017 chromosome 6, ASM401019v2, whole genome shotgun sequence sequence ggggtggggagaaagaatGTAACAAACTTGACATGCAGGGGACTCTTCCAATTATGACGGTAAAGAAGATCTATTAGACATAGGAAGAcaaggagcccattcagccccttgatcctgTACAACCAGtgaatgagatcacagctgatctgtgaCTTAACTCTATCTACCCATCTTTGCTCCATTTCTCTTAGCCCGTTTAAATAAAAACTGTATTTTACCAAAAACGATGATCAAACAAAATTCTGGGGAAACTTGACTGTTttgcagcatctatgaagagataGTAGTTAATGTTTCACGTGTAATGTCCCTTTTTCAGAAGACCAGGTTGGACAGATTTCTGATGAACTAGTGAATTCAGGGTTATAAGGGGCAGACAGGAAAATAGAACTGAGGCCACGATCAGTTCATCCATGAGCTTACAAAATTGCAGAGAAGGTTCTGTTTCCTGATCCTGATTTTTCTGTTATGTTCAAACGGAACTTTATCCAGCTAGAAACCAGACCATGTCATCCATTGGAATTAAGAGCATAACAGTCACACTGACCATCACATGGTTAGGgaaagagagaaggaagaagTCTACTTTGTTGAGCAACAAGTATGTTGACTGAAGGCATGATTTAACCTATCTTGACTTTCCAGTTTTATTCCAGTGTCTATGTAAACACGCAGACAGAAACAACAACCATATGAAAGGACACATTACCTCATCACAAAATACTCTGCTTTCATTGGAGAATATGTCTTTTGAAGCCCCAAACCTGTATCAAATAAATAACATTTCATGAAGCAAATAATTGCTCAATGTAGGGATGAAGAGATCAAATAGCACTGATGTTCAAGACAAGCTCGAGATTTAGAAGCAAGCTCAACAGAATGGAGACTTGCTTCTGCTGCTGCCATCAACTACCTCAAAACAGCCATGAGGGAGATGGCATAAATAAACAGTGTTCACTGTGTGAATGTTACCAATTTCTAAAAATGTTAAATAGAACATTGGAAcagcaagcaaaacaaaataaagtattttttaaGGTGCAATTTGAAAACTGATATAATGGAATAACTGGGAATAGCATAGGATGTAACCAGCAGGTGGTCCTTGCACACAGTCTGTTTTTGAGACTCCTTGAGATCCTGAAAATGGCCATGAAACCTGGGTGGCCCTATTCAATTGGTGCTGAGATGTCGACACACCACCTCATCCTATAAGTTTTAGAAGAAGAAACAGGAATACCTCCATTCAGCACCTTGAGCTCTCTGTCTGTCATTCAagacaatcatagctgatctacaTCAACTCCATGCCCTGCCTGACCCCATATCTTCAATTCATTTAGTGTCCAGGAATCTATCCATTTCAATACAGACTATGTTCAAAAATGAaatgtctacctcagccttcagtagagaattccaatgatGCACAATCCACTTGAAGACATTGTGCCTAAACTCAATTCAACATAGCTGCCCCTCATTGGTGATCCTGCATTCCAGCCAGGGGAGGATGGGGGAAACAGGGTCTACCATATTTCAACCCTTCCTAAATGTTATGGATTTTGATGAAGTTACCCACCATTCTAAACAGTTGGGAACATCAACTCCATCTCCTCATTGAACAGCCCCATCACCCCTGTATTTCTTGGGGTCTGGAAGATTTCAAAAGAACTTCATGCCAAATCTGAATAAATCCTAAAATGAGAATTATAAGATCTGCATTTGCAGTTAGTGTTATGTGAAAAGCAGTGGGCCTTTATTCCCAACTCTGAAGGACACATCTCAGACTTTGCATCAAGAGTAAACTTTCACCCATCCCCAACTACAATGAGAAGTTTACCCACCTCAAGTAAAACAAATAACTTATGTTACATTGAGAACATAAGAAAAACCAGACAGattaacatattttgaggaaaATACCTGTAAAAAGTGGCAGCCAACCCCTTGGCTACTGACAAAGCATCTTTCTTCTGTATTGGAATTGCTTCAACCCACTTTGTGAAATAGTCACTAACCATCAGTACATAGGTATTTCCGCAGGTGGTTTCTGGGAACGGACCTGTGAGGACAGCGAGGCAGAATCAtaaaattgttacagtgcagaaggaggccattcggcccattgtgcctgcactagcTCAtttaatgagcatcattacctagtgcccatctgctttctctccatatccctgaatgctattTCTATCCAAACAGTTACCCAATACCACTTTCAATACCCAAATTGAACCTGTCTCTACCACATTTGCAAGCAGAACATTCCATGCCCTAACAACTTGCTATGCCAAGCCAAGTTTCTCCTAACTTCAGCCTTGCTTCTTTttcagatcactttaaatctgtgccctctactttttgCTCCTTTTATGAGTGGAAACAGCTTCTTTCTATCTACTCTATTTAGCCTGTTCAAAACATTGAAAGCCTCTATCAAAtaatctcctctcagccaccttctctccaaggagaacagtcccaacttcttccgGTCTATGGTCATCACCGAAGTTtgtcatccctggaaccattttgTTAaatgcactctctccaatgtgttcacatttttcctataaggTGACGCTCATAACTACATAATATTCtggctgaggtctaacaagtgtctcatacatgttcaacatcacctcttgctcttgtactccatCAGTTTACTTACAGAAAACAAACATTAGGGAACAATTCACAACTGAAGAGCTGCCTCACCAATGAGATTAAAGCTGAGAATTTCCCACGGTCTGGTAACTTTCAAGGGTGGGAATTTACGGTTCACGTTCTTGTAGTGTTCTGCATGCTGGCAGGTCTCACACAATTTAATCTACAATTCCAACACAAAAATCAGAATTGGTGCTTTAGGAAAATTACTTCTcaaaaaatcaaaaattaaaacAATCACTTTAGGGAAAACCTTGCACAAAGTTATGTCCAGAGTTTGGAGAAGGTAAAATTAGTCTTTGAAGAGATAAGCGTTTGGATTAATTTGATCAGATTCATGAATAagtaaggagaaattgttttaaTTGACATAGGAGCTGGTATTTAGAGGACAAAATATTTGGGATAATTACCAAAAGAAGCAGTGGGGGTTGGGGTTTGGAGGGGTGTAGTGGCTGCTAAGATCTTCAACACAAGGAGGTATGATttagaacacactgcctgaaagtggGGTGGAAGCACATtcaacaggaactttcaaaaggaaattggataaatacttgaaaggaaGAACATTTGCAAGATCATAAGGTAAATGAAGAAGGACTTGAAATTGAAGAGCAAAGAAAACTCTCAGTGACGTTCAGAAAAGAGAATGGCAGTATGTTAGCTATTTGAAAGTCTGCAGGCATCTCTCCTACAAGTAAAGTGCAGGGCAGCAGAAAGAGGGTAGGCCTGGAATGACAAACATCACAGTAGTTACAGTTGGGTGACAATGGATGTTTGAGAATGGCACAAGACAGATGAGTATTGCATACCATGATAGCAGATCCCCTGGCATAGATTGAATGGGATAATGGGGTAGATGGCTCTCTCAAAAATTTGGCaaaggcatgatgggccaaataacctttTTCTGAGCTGCAAAGTTCTGTTGCAAAAacttaattttaaagaaaagaaattggCGATTACGGattattttgtgcattttttgCTTACCCAGTCAACAACATCCTTTACAATCCCCAACCAATAATATCGGCTTTGAATTCTGTGCACGGTCTTTTTCTGGCCCAAGTGGCAGCCAATATCAGAGAAATGACATTCCAAGAATATCTGTCGTCGCTTCTCACGATCTGCCACCACTTCTCTCTTCTCGTCCTTCTTTGGCCCCACATAGTACAAACAACCACCTTAAAATGACACAATATACGTCACTACAAAAGACTGCACACCAACCAATAATACAGCTGGGCATTAATCTGCGATAGGTCTTTGATCAGGGATCAATAAACGTTTTATGTTATTGACTCTATTCCAAATTTTTTTCACAAATACTTACACAAATAATGTTACAATGAAATGTCAAAGAttcccctccattcccagcagctTATGAAATTGTCTACACAACACTCCCAAACTTCTGCTCTAAAAGAACTCTTCTTTAGACCCATTCACCTGACACACTTCATTTTCCTGAAGTGAATCAAGTAATGCATCTTTTTTCCTAATGTACAATAgatgaagggctgaatagctggCTGTTGTCCATGTTTGTGTCCAGATCACAATTTTCCCCAACAACCGCAATAAATTacttaaatatgatttccctttggcACAGCCTAATTACCTTGAACTTAACCACTGTCTTGTTATAACATCTTCAAGAATAGTTTCTAACGTTGTCCCTATGACAGGAATGtatgtgtagttctggttgccacactatacgAAGGACAAGATTGcatgggagaaggtgcagaggagattcatcaggatgtcatctgagatgaaaagtctcagttacaaggagagactggacaggctgggtttCTGTTTTCCTGGATCAGAGGACGACGAGCTGGAGCTGGACCGGGAAGGTGATCTGAttttgagaggcatagagagaggaGATTGTgcgaatctcttccccatggcaaACGTGTAGAGGGGATctgaggaacatagaacaatacagcacagaacaggcccttcggcccacgatgttgtgccgaacatttgtcctagcgtaagcacctatccatgtacctatccaaattgTTTTTCACAGAGGACGGTAGATTATGGAACACGCagtctgagagggtggtggaggcaggtactctcacaatatttaagaaacctctggatgagcacttaaactGCCAGTGTATCGCatgctacagattaaacacaagtgaatgggattagtatagtttggtgtttgttagtcagcatagacatggtgggctgaagagcctgttctgtgacTGTATACTGTGAGCCAAAGTGTCAGAGAAGTGGAAGCTTCACTAAGTGGTCTGTACAAGATAATTAGGATAAACATGGAATTGTTTGCATCACATGAATGCTGCAACTCAAAAGAGAGAaagtactggaaatactcagaacctgaaacattaatactATTGCTTTccctgtagatgctgccagaattgtcAGCATCTCTGGCATACACCTGAGCTGCTGGAGGAGGTGGTATGAAAGTGGCTGCTTAGAGTAAACTGGAAAtaaacccagagagtggtgaggatTTGGAATCCACAACCTGAGTGTAGTTGAGCTGAATATTTTGGATGGATTTAAAGAGAGCTGAACATAGTTACAAGGAGAAAGGAACTGAAGATTAAATTGATTGGAGTGAGATGAAGTGGGAATGGAAGGATGTTAGTGTGTAGCACAAGCAAAAAccagaagggccaaatggtcgtCTGTTTGGGAGCAGTTACTGAATGCGTAAAGATTTAACTGTTCACTTATcatagggggagagagagattaaCACAGAGATATCAAGCATCAAAACAAGGGACAGAAACACTTAATTCTCGTCAACAAAGCATAGACCAGAAAACCAGTGAAAATGAAAAGATGCTTTCATCAGaatgaattttatttcagatgatTTGAATTTATTGGAGCTTGGGgggacacggtggcacagtggttagcactcagcctcacagcgccagagacccgggttcaattcccgcctcaggcgactgactgtgtggagtttgcacattctccccgtgtctgcgtgggtttcctccgggtgctccggtttcctcccacagtccaaagatgtgctttggcgggttggtgtggacttgttgggccgaagggcctgtttccacactgtaagtaatctaatctaatctaatccctcaaCCCTATACCTGACCCCTCCCTTGGGAGGATCCCTGGAGGGACCCCCCGCATCAGCATCAGCCTTCCATTGAGACACCACTGGATTAACCCCCTGCCCTGAAGGAGTCTGCCCCACACAGACCAGGGGAatccccattcccattcccattcccattcccaccTCTGAGACAGCTCCACCGAGGGGTCACCCCTCCATACACTGAGGGGAACATCCCCCCCCCCCGAGGGGGACACATTCCGCCCCCTCACCGAAACCCTGAGGGACACACAGTGTTCCCGTCGCCGCCCACCCCCCGGACAGTGTCTCTCACCTTCCAGCTGGAATTTCTGTGCATACCGCTTCAGGTTCTTCTTCTTCGCCGGGCAGAAGGTGGAGGGGAAGCGGCCATCGGACAGGTACCGCTGGATGTCCCCAAACTTACTGCCCGGCTCGGCCATGGCGACTCCGGCCTGGAGGGGGCGGACCCCTGCTCGATTCCCCGCCCTCCAGCGGAGCCCGGAACTCTTTCCGAGCGGACCGGAAACACCCGGATGGGTTTCGCCGTCGCACAGCCGGAAGTGAGCGAGGAATCGTCGCCTGAGCAACGGGGTAGCCAGTGTGACCAGACTTGCATTCCTGTAGCCTCCCCAAATTACGtctcagacaaaataaaaatcatagctacagaaatatttttaattcCTTCAGACAGAGAAACCCCATGTCTCTAGTTCAAACTTCAAAAGTCCAAAATGTACAATATATGATCAGACCTTTCCCCAAAGAAGAATGAAAATGAGTCTTTAACAGGTATTTTCATTACTCAAAAATTGTCTTAACATTATTTCTATGTCACATCAGCAAAAGTAACAAGTTGACATTAAACATAATGAGTTACACAGCAACCATATTTCAAACTAATTCATGGGCCCTACATCACTCGGTGCCTTTCACATGTCTTTTCAATAAATGATCCCCTataacattgtcttttccagGCACGTGAATAAGTTTCAAATTACACGATTGAAAAATTACACAAGTTGATCTGTGACAGATTGTGAGTGTCCAATTCATTGAACTGAAATAGTTGTCAGTTTTTGTGCTGAAATATTcctaagatgatcaaaggattgtgGTCCATATAACTAATAGTTTCTTCAATATTGTTGATGTAAATTTCAAAATGATGGAGAGCTATCACAAGATTCATTTTTCTCCTTTACCGCTACATAACTGACTGGCTGGTTGATGTCCATCTTGCCATAAAACAGCCCCTACACCAAGGTCACTGGCATTAATGGTTTGAATGGCCTTATAATTTGGCATGGCTAAAACTGGCATGTTATCACATCTTTTAAGTTTTCAAAAGCACTTTGACACTCATGTCTattcaaggggacataaatttaaggtgaagggtggaaggtataggggagatgtcaggggtgggttctttacccagagagtggtgggggcatggaatgcgctgcttgtgggagtggcagagtcagaatctttagtgacctttaagcggcaattggatgggtacatggatgggtgcttaagctaggacaaatgttcggcacaacatcgtaggccgaagggcctgttctgtgctgtattgttctatgttctatctatgttctaacTCTCTGCCTTTTTTTGAACAAATATCTATTAAAGATGTAACTCTGGTACTGAAGTTCACAATAAACCTACTATAAAATGCACTCATGCCATGTTTCATCCTCAGCACAGGAAATCCAAAATAGCCCATACTCTCACTTCTCTAGAGGCTACTTGGTATTGGACTACAATGTGGCCGAAATAAGTCACTTTTGCCTTGGCAAATCCACTTTTCACCAGTTTTACAACCAAATTAACTTTCTGTAGCCAATTAATCGATTCAGTCAAGTGGTATAAATGTTGTCCTAAAGTTTGGCTAAAAACAACCATTACACAGTCCTTTAATTAGTTCATTGGttaattattatttaattattGAAACAGTGTTGGTACATAGTCCATTCGCAACGGCATGATTTTACATTGATAAAGTCCATCTGGTGTTACAAAAGCTGATATTTCTTTAGCTCACTTAGTCAACCAAACTTGCAAGTATAATTTTTGTGACAAATTGTGAATGTCCAATTCATTCAATGCAGTCTTCCAGTCTCGGAAGAGGATAGAAGACTGTTTTTGTTACAATATTGACTTTGTGATAATCAATACAAAATCTTTGTGATCCATTCAGTTTGGCACCATCCCAGTAGGTGAGGTTGAGCTATGACTTCAATCACTTATATAATTGTCCATCACATACTTAATCTTTTCCATCACTTGAGCTAATCTGAGTATATCGAGTCTGAACGGGTGTAGTTTTATAGGTAGTGCATCTCTCACATTATCAGGAACAGTCAAAAAGATTTTTCCAAGCATATTTATGATGCTGTAATAGCCTTCGAGAGTCACCTCAATAGCATCAGATTTGATTCTTTAAGCATGTTTCTAATCTGATTATCAGAGGATCAAATTTTGACTTTtcattttctgattcattatcTAATTATTCTGATATTTCTATTTCACTCTATTTCTTTCACCAAATAAAATACACTTTTCTCCTCACTATCCTTCTGTCACAATTTATTTTCATGAAATCAACATGGCACACTTTCTGAATCGTTCTCTTGTCTGGAATATTCATTATGTAATTCACATTATTGCGTTTCTTTTTGATTCTAGAAGGTCCAGTTAAACTTGCCTTATTTCTTCCCCAAGACTAACACTTTGCCTCCTGTGAcaaaatttttaactttgacctgtTCATCTGGTGTAGCTTTTGTTGTGATTAGCACCCTTGAAATATTGTCTAGCCAACCCTCATATTCTAGTCAGATTCTCTCTGAAACAGGGTTGGAAGCGTAGTCACTGAGGTTCATCTCTTTAATAAATTTAAGCGGTCATCTTCCACATCCATGTATTACTTCAAAAGAACTAAATCCATTGTATTCATCCAGAGTGCCCCTAAAGATAAATAGCAATgttggaattcctttatcccattCATTATGATATTCTTGCCAATAAGCTCTAATCATGGTCTTCAAAGTTTGATGCTATTGTTCCAGTGCACCTTAATATAGTGGGTGGTAAGCAAAAGATGTATGTTATCACCTTAtcatcaccatggacatccagtacctatacacctccatcccccatcacaaaggactcaaagccctccgcttcttcctttcccgccgacccaaccagtacccttccactgacactctcctttgactgactgaactggtcctcaccctgaacaacttctctttccaatcctcccacttcctccaaaccaaaggagtagccatgggcacccgcatgggccccagctatgcctgcctcttcgttggatatgtggaacaatacatcttccgcagctacactggcaccaccccccaccttttcctccgctacatcgttGACTGTATCGGCGCNNNNNNNNNNNNNNNNNNNNNNNNNNNNNNNNNNNNNNNNNNNNNNNNNNNNNNNNNNNNNNNNNNNNNNNNNNNNNNNNNNNNNNNNNNNNNNNNNNNNNNNNNNNNNNNNNNNNNNNNNNNNNNNNNNNNNNNNNNNNNNNNNNNNNNNNNNNNNNNNNNNNNNNNNNNNNNNNNNNNNNNNNNNNNNNNNNNNNNNNNNNNNNNNNNNNNNNNNNNNNNNNNNNNNNNNNNNNNNNNNNNNNNNNNNNNNNNNNNNNNNNNNNNNNNNNNNNNNNNNNNNNNNNNNNNNNNNNNNNNNNNNNNNNNNNNNNNNNNNNNNNNNNNNNNNNNNNNNNNNNNNNNNNNNNNNNNNNNNNNNNNNNNNNNNNNNNNNNNNNNNNNNNNNNNNNNNNNNNNNNNNNNNNNNNNNNNNNNNNNNNNNNNNNNNNNNNNNNNNNNNNNNNNNNNNNNNNNNNNNNNNNNNNNNNNNNNNNNNNNNNNNNNNNNNNNNNNNNNNNNNNNNNNNNNNNNNNNNNNNNNNNNNNNNNNNNNNNNNNNNNNNNNNNNNNNNNNNNNNNNNNNNNNNNNNNNNNNNNNNNNNNNNNNNNNNNNNNNNNNNNNNNNNNNNNNNNNNNNNNNNNNNNNNNNNNNNNNNNNNNNNNNNNNNNNNNNNNNNNNNNNNNNNNNNNNNNNNNNNNNNNNNNNNNNNNNNNNNNNNNNNNNNNNNNNNNNNNNNNNNNNNNNNNNNNNNNNNNNNNNNNNNNNNNNNNNNNNNNNNNNNNNNNNNNNNNNNNNNNNNNNNNNNNNNNNNNNNNNNNNNNNNNNNNNNNNNNNNNNNNNNNNNNNNNNNNNNNNNNNNNNNNNNNNNNNNNNNNNNNNNNNNNNNNNNNNNNNNNNNNNNNNNNNNNNNNNNNNNNNNNNNNNNNNNNNNNNNNNNNNNNNNNNNNNNNNNNNNNNNNNNNNNNNNNNNNNNNNNtatcaccctcaccttgacctccttccacctatcgcattcccaacgcccttcccccaagtccctcctccctaccttttatcttagcctgcttggcacaccctcctcattcctgaagaagggcttatgcccgaaatgtcaattctcctgctccttggatgctgcctgacctgctccgcttttccagcaatacatttttcagaagATGCATGTTGTTTTATTCCCACTTAGTCATTAGTTGTTTGAGTATTTGTGACATATTCCTTGATCAGACAACATTCTTTGGAGTACCATAGCTTGCAAAACTTTGAACTAACTTTTACACTACCGTATATAGTAATTTTCCATAAAGACACTGCACCCAGAAATATTTCGGAAACATCCATAATTATTAGAAAACCCTGGTTTTAGGCAGGGCTGTACACAATGTATTAAGACCCTGCCAAACTGTTTTTCAGAAGTTAGTATTAGAACTAAAGGTgcaggtttaattgaaaattgAAGTTTCCCTACTACTTGGTATGGCTGGCTAAATTTGATTACACCTTTATGTAATCCTGGacaataaaatgttttaatattttagcGTGTGTCTTCCCAACATCCAAATTGGAATATGTGAAACACTTGTAAAATATTTTTACGAACCACCACCTGATGGACCATTGCCCATTGCTCTTGGCTGGTATTTGAGGTAGTTGCTGTTTTCTCACTAATACTTTGTCTTTCAAATCATGACACTCAGGTATTGTTTGTGATTCAGTTTCTGAGTCAGCCGTTTCATATAACTGTCAATTCCAAATCCGTTTGTTGCATTTCTATTAAAGAAGATTAGCTAAACATGGCAGCCTCATTCACTTTACCTTTATTCTGTTATATTAAATTTTCAAAAACTGTATCAAATAACTGAATTTCAAAACCAACTCCCTGTTTCAGACTCCTTTAGTTCCTGTCTAATTCTACAGGCCTGAGATCTAGGCACAACAGAATTAGTAGTAATCAGGACGTTCCTCTTGTAACATTCATTGGTTGTTCTGCTGCTCTTGCTGAAGCCAATATTCTTGAACCTGCCAGATCATtcctcaaaataaaataaattcctttttttAGGAATTCACTTTACTACTCCTAATACAACTTTTCCATTCAACAAGTCACTCTGTAATCAACTCTGTATAATGTTTTTTCTTAATTTCCATGTATACCTTTCATtaaatttttcttcttcttcaacCCCCTCTAGAAAACAAATAGAACTATCAGCCAGGACTTCTTGTAGTCCTAAATTTTAGCTGATAAATGTCAGACTCAAGCTCATAAGCATTGAGTATTGCCTCTTTAATATACTCTGCAGATTAGTTTTACAACTGTTACATGGTAAGAGTTGTACTTGTCAAAACACTGCAGAGACTGTAACTctacttttctttatttttcactgGGGACCCTTTTGGGAAAAGGACTATGTTACAGAAAGGACCAAGGAAGGAGTTGCTGTACTTTTGTAAAGCATGTAACTGAAACTCATTGTTGgtggtgtttacactgctgctttattCAAGCAGCAGGGGAAGATATGGATAGATGGTTCAACTCTGGAGGT is a genomic window containing:
- the zgc:113436 gene encoding uncharacterized protein zgc:113436 isoform X1, with the translated sequence MAEPGSKFGDIQRYLSDGRFPSTFCPAKKKNLKRYAQKFQLEGGCLYYVGPKKDEKREVVADREKRRQIFLECHFSDIGCHLGQKKTVHRIQSRYYWLGIVKDVVDWIKLCETCQHAEHYKNVNRKFPPLKVTRPWEILSFNLIGPFPETTCGNTYVLMVSDYFTKWVEAIPIQKKDALSVAKGLAATFYRFGASKDIFSNESRVFCDEVSKNLFERWNINHKVTPAEHFQHTGLDDRTNEILKAAIRNTVNSKQTEWDDCLDPVLFEFRTSVNSSTKFTPFFLLYNREARLLSEVIANMAAAHKREKKNAKRKARKGTGFIASEEVFPGNTNSTTKKHKKSHFLSFQIETTLSAEHSMNGGMA
- the zgc:113436 gene encoding uncharacterized protein zgc:113436 isoform X2, which gives rise to MAEPGSKFGDIQRYLSDGRFPSTFCPAKKKNLKRYAQKFQLEGGCLYYVGPKKDEKREVVADREKRRQIFLECHFSDIGCHLGQKKTVHRIQSRYYWLGIVKDVVDWIKLCETCQHAEHYKNVNRKFPPLKVTRPWEILSFNLIGPFPETTCGNTYVLMVSDYFTKWVEAIPIQKKDALSVAKGLAATFYRFGASKDIFSNESRVFCDEVSKNLFERWNINHKVTPAEHFQHTGLDDRTNEILKAAIRNTVNSKQTEWDDCLDPVLFEFRTSVNSSTKFTPFFLLYNREARLLSEGKLEIANEYRSPETCGIKTESIDEFTNSVSEQQNAVKEMVIANMAAAHKREKKNAKRKARKGTGFIASEEVFPGNTNSTTKKHKKSHFLSFQIETTLSAEHSMNGGMA